The Hydrogenobacter thermophilus TK-6 genome window below encodes:
- the lspA gene encoding signal peptidase II translates to MEKLSGKSFIAYLITFSLLLVCDLITKDMAERYLLNKDISLLPFLHLVLVYNRGVAFGFLSDAPDFIRLPIVLLTPIFALILTFLYAIRHNDTKNALLMGMIGGGAIGNLYDRFFLSYVRDFIYISYGKFSWPAFNMADMGISIAILLLLLRHFFTGSGKR, encoded by the coding sequence ATGGAAAAACTCTCTGGAAAGAGCTTTATCGCATATCTTATAACCTTCAGCCTTTTGCTGGTGTGCGACCTTATAACCAAAGACATGGCAGAACGCTATCTTCTTAACAAAGATATAAGTTTGCTACCCTTTCTGCATTTGGTTTTGGTTTATAACAGAGGTGTAGCTTTTGGCTTCCTCTCGGATGCACCCGACTTTATAAGATTACCTATTGTGCTACTTACGCCAATTTTTGCCCTTATCCTCACCTTCCTTTATGCCATAAGGCACAACGATACAAAAAATGCCCTTCTCATGGGTATGATCGGAGGGGGAGCCATAGGGAACTTGTATGACAGATTCTTTTTGAGTTATGTGAGGGACTTTATATACATCTCTTATGGCAAGTTCTCGTGGCCTGCCTTCAACATGGCAGACATGGGTATAAGCATTGCCATCTTACTTTTGCTTCTGAGACACTTCTTTACCGGATCTGGAAAAAGGTGA
- the cmk gene encoding (d)CMP kinase: protein MKIAIDGPAGSGKSTVAKGISKALSIPYLDTGSVYRAFGYIAREKGINLVETQELLSLFEDPLLVKIGIAITEVFYKDKKLERELKGEEVGKYASLVGSVPAFRERMIIFFRNIVGDAQVVAEGRDVGTHIFPDAPIKLFITASPEERAKRRFLELTAVGVKTTYQEVLSALLERDKRDMERPLYPFRPAEDAIILDTTHMSAEEVIEQILSIIKEKAPHLRI from the coding sequence ATGAAGATAGCCATAGATGGTCCTGCAGGGAGCGGGAAAAGCACTGTAGCCAAAGGTATATCAAAGGCACTCTCTATCCCTTACTTAGACACAGGGAGCGTCTACAGAGCCTTTGGGTACATAGCAAGGGAAAAAGGCATAAACCTTGTGGAAACTCAGGAACTCCTGTCCCTCTTTGAGGACCCACTGCTGGTAAAGATAGGTATAGCTATTACAGAAGTTTTCTACAAGGATAAAAAGCTTGAGAGAGAGCTAAAAGGTGAGGAAGTGGGAAAGTACGCTTCTTTGGTGGGTAGCGTGCCAGCCTTCAGGGAGAGGATGATAATTTTCTTTAGAAATATTGTAGGTGATGCGCAGGTGGTAGCAGAGGGAAGAGATGTAGGCACTCACATATTTCCTGACGCACCCATAAAGCTTTTTATCACTGCAAGTCCAGAGGAGCGCGCGAAAAGGCGTTTTTTGGAGCTTACCGCCGTGGGAGTAAAAACCACCTACCAGGAGGTACTTTCTGCCCTCTTGGAGAGGGACAAAAGGGATATGGAAAGACCCCTTTACCCTTTCAGACCTGCGGAGGATGCCATAATTTTAGACACCACTCACATGAGCGCTGAGGAAGTTATAGAACAAATCCTCAGTATAATTAAAGAAAAAGCACCACACCTAAGGATTTAA
- a CDS encoding HD domain-containing protein yields the protein MFKDLSDPIYGFVRVEDHELKVIDAILFQRLRYIRQLGVAYLVFPSAQHTRFEHSVGVMELSTRIYKSLGFKDDRLMRVVRLAGLLHDIGHPPFSHTTEVLLGSRGHEDIGYKVIMGQVGDMLKKEGFSWEEVQLIAKLAFKKAQDDSEKLLSNIITGEFGADRMDYLRRDAYFCGTSYGFFDYERLLNHIELVEGKKTVNLSALRALESFILGRYFMYLQVYFHKVVRILNIHLLEMIERFFGSDYFLNAEKLMTLTDGDILSVALKYPQDIHVKRLMGREHFREVFRTNSKEEFERAKEDLLAVYDPQLVRFDSVSKKVLDEEIFVSEKGKVFPLKEVSEIFSSLKDIEIHRIYAERSLKDDIKSYLAKRGYHGKP from the coding sequence ATGTTTAAGGACCTTTCGGACCCTATATACGGTTTTGTGAGGGTGGAGGACCACGAGCTTAAGGTTATAGACGCTATACTTTTCCAAAGGCTTAGATACATAAGACAGTTAGGTGTTGCATACTTGGTGTTTCCTTCAGCACAGCACACACGCTTTGAACACTCTGTTGGCGTCATGGAGCTTTCCACACGCATATACAAAAGTCTTGGTTTTAAAGATGACAGGCTCATGCGGGTGGTGAGGCTGGCAGGACTCTTGCATGATATAGGGCATCCTCCCTTTTCTCACACTACAGAGGTGCTTCTGGGAAGCAGAGGACACGAAGACATAGGCTACAAGGTGATAATGGGTCAGGTAGGAGACATGCTAAAAAAGGAGGGCTTTTCTTGGGAGGAGGTCCAGCTGATAGCTAAGCTGGCTTTTAAAAAGGCTCAAGATGATTCAGAAAAGCTTCTTTCCAACATAATAACGGGTGAGTTTGGAGCAGACAGAATGGACTATCTGAGAAGGGATGCCTACTTTTGCGGAACTTCTTACGGTTTTTTTGATTATGAGAGGCTCTTAAATCACATTGAACTGGTAGAAGGCAAAAAAACCGTTAATTTAAGCGCTCTTAGGGCTTTGGAGAGTTTTATCCTAGGAAGGTACTTTATGTATCTTCAGGTTTACTTTCATAAGGTGGTTAGAATCCTCAACATACATTTGCTGGAAATGATAGAGAGATTTTTTGGTAGCGATTACTTTTTGAATGCGGAAAAGCTTATGACCCTTACGGACGGAGACATACTCTCTGTGGCATTAAAATACCCCCAAGACATACATGTAAAAAGGCTCATGGGTAGGGAACACTTTAGAGAAGTTTTTCGCACCAATTCAAAGGAGGAGTTTGAGAGGGCAAAGGAAGACCTTTTGGCAGTTTATGATCCTCAGCTGGTGAGATTTGACAGTGTTAGCAAAAAGGTGCTGGACGAAGAGATTTTTGTCTCGGAAAAGGGCAAGGTCTTCCCACTTAAAGAAGTATCGGAAATCTTTTCCAGTTTAAAGGATATTGAGATACACCGCATATACGCCGAAAGAAGTTTAAAGGATGATATAAAGAGCTATCTTGCCAAAAGGGGATATCATGGTAAGCCTTAG
- the gatC gene encoding Asp-tRNA(Asn)/Glu-tRNA(Gln) amidotransferase subunit GatC: protein MVDIKTVEKTAYLARIELKEHEKEVLGRQFLDILTFVEQLKEVNTEGAEDMEYQVGTPLREDIPGVCLSQEEATFNAPQREKGFFVVPRVVEV, encoded by the coding sequence ATGGTAGATATTAAAACGGTAGAAAAGACCGCTTACCTTGCGAGGATTGAATTAAAAGAGCATGAGAAGGAAGTTCTTGGCAGGCAATTTCTTGACATACTCACCTTCGTGGAACAGCTCAAGGAGGTGAATACGGAAGGTGCAGAAGATATGGAGTATCAAGTTGGCACGCCCCTGAGGGAGGACATCCCCGGTGTGTGCCTAAGTCAAGAAGAAGCCACTTTTAACGCACCGCAGAGGGAGAAGGGATTTTTTGTAGTTCCAAGAGTTGTGGAGGTGTAA
- the purL gene encoding phosphoribosylformylglycinamidine synthase subunit PurL gives MVEIYKLYGLNKEEYERIVEKLGREPNHVELGILGAMWSEHCSYKSSKALLKMLPTKSDAVIQGPGENAGVVKIDDNVWIAFKVESHNHPSYIEPFNGAATGVGGIIRDILSMGARPIALGDSLRFGPLTDPKTRHIIRGVIKGISHYGNCIGVPTVCGETFFEECYITNPLVNVFCLGILPAGRMYTSRAKEVGQALVLLGSTTGRDGVHGAVMASGEFSEDTQSKKSHVQVGDPYFGKKLIEALMDIIERDLVVGIQDLGAAGLAGAASEVASKSKMGVELYLDKVPLREENMDPYEILLSESQERMLLIVDEKNIEQIKAIAQSHHLECEKVGKLTQDGYMKVYLGGDKVADLPINLIVEEAPVYIREKREPSYIKQVRDLHQEALPPVDIKSSIEKLLSSPNVCSKEWVYSQYDHQVGTNTVLKPGGDASILRIKWPSKPEVKSEKMLAISMEGNSRMVYLNPYEGGKFIVAEVCRNLACVGAKPMGITDCLNFGNPERPEVMWQMEQAIKGMSEACQKLGVPIVSGNVSLYNETVDREGIRNIYPTPVVAGVGVVENRKFVDHKFKEEGDLIFLLGDLKRPSKIDGSEFLKVVYGKVMGDVPLVDLDKERKLHQLLLKLIEMDIILSAHDISTGGLLVCLLECLFGTSLGANINLYTDERIDFFLFSENPTRVVVSVKREDVEVFKDMVEAQGLDWILLGRTTDDGKIKVELYDEPVLDEELKRLEDLWKNSLERALSHIL, from the coding sequence ATGGTTGAGATTTACAAGCTTTACGGACTTAACAAAGAAGAGTATGAGCGCATAGTTGAAAAGCTTGGCAGAGAACCCAATCATGTGGAGCTTGGCATTCTTGGAGCCATGTGGTCCGAGCACTGCTCTTACAAATCTTCTAAAGCGCTTCTCAAAATGCTTCCCACCAAGTCTGATGCAGTGATTCAAGGACCAGGGGAGAACGCCGGTGTTGTTAAGATAGATGATAATGTGTGGATAGCCTTCAAAGTGGAAAGTCACAATCACCCCTCTTACATAGAACCCTTCAACGGTGCTGCAACTGGCGTGGGAGGCATCATCAGAGACATTCTCTCCATGGGTGCAAGACCAATAGCTTTGGGCGACTCTCTGAGGTTTGGACCTCTTACAGACCCAAAAACCAGACATATAATAAGAGGTGTAATAAAAGGTATAAGTCATTACGGCAACTGCATAGGTGTGCCTACCGTATGCGGTGAAACCTTCTTTGAAGAGTGCTACATAACCAACCCGCTTGTTAATGTCTTCTGTCTTGGCATCCTTCCTGCAGGGAGGATGTACACATCCAGGGCAAAAGAAGTAGGTCAGGCGCTTGTACTTTTGGGTTCCACAACGGGAAGGGATGGAGTGCACGGTGCTGTTATGGCTTCTGGGGAGTTTTCCGAAGATACCCAGTCAAAAAAATCACATGTGCAGGTGGGAGACCCTTACTTTGGCAAGAAGCTCATAGAAGCGCTAATGGATATCATTGAAAGAGACCTGGTGGTGGGTATCCAAGACCTGGGAGCGGCTGGACTTGCAGGTGCTGCATCCGAAGTGGCAAGCAAATCTAAAATGGGAGTGGAGCTCTACCTTGATAAGGTGCCTCTGAGAGAAGAAAACATGGACCCATACGAGATCCTCCTCTCGGAGAGCCAGGAGAGGATGCTTCTGATAGTAGATGAGAAGAACATAGAGCAGATAAAAGCCATAGCCCAGAGCCATCACTTGGAGTGTGAAAAGGTAGGAAAACTCACACAGGACGGATACATGAAGGTTTACTTGGGTGGTGATAAGGTGGCTGACCTTCCCATAAACCTTATTGTGGAAGAAGCTCCCGTCTATATAAGGGAGAAGAGAGAGCCTTCTTATATAAAGCAGGTGAGAGATCTCCATCAGGAAGCTCTTCCACCGGTGGATATAAAATCCTCTATAGAAAAACTCCTCTCCTCTCCCAATGTTTGTTCAAAAGAGTGGGTATACAGCCAGTATGACCATCAGGTGGGAACCAACACGGTTTTAAAACCCGGTGGTGATGCATCTATTCTGCGTATTAAGTGGCCATCAAAACCAGAGGTAAAGAGCGAAAAAATGCTGGCTATAAGTATGGAAGGAAACTCAAGGATGGTTTACTTAAATCCATACGAAGGTGGAAAGTTTATAGTGGCAGAAGTCTGCAGAAACTTAGCCTGCGTGGGAGCTAAACCTATGGGCATTACGGACTGTCTTAACTTTGGCAATCCAGAAAGACCTGAGGTCATGTGGCAGATGGAGCAAGCTATAAAAGGCATGTCAGAAGCCTGCCAGAAGCTCGGGGTGCCCATAGTCAGTGGGAATGTTTCCCTATACAACGAAACTGTTGACAGGGAAGGAATAAGAAACATATACCCAACGCCTGTAGTAGCAGGTGTGGGAGTAGTGGAAAACAGAAAGTTTGTGGACCACAAGTTCAAAGAAGAAGGAGACCTCATATTCCTTCTGGGAGACCTCAAGAGACCTTCAAAAATAGACGGGAGCGAGTTTCTAAAAGTGGTGTACGGGAAAGTTATGGGAGATGTGCCGTTGGTTGACCTTGATAAGGAAAGGAAACTCCATCAGCTTCTTTTAAAGCTCATAGAGATGGACATCATACTTTCCGCTCACGATATTTCAACAGGTGGGCTTTTGGTGTGTTTGCTGGAGTGTCTCTTTGGAACATCTCTTGGTGCTAATATTAACCTTTATACTGATGAAAGGATTGACTTCTTCCTTTTCTCTGAAAATCCTACGCGAGTGGTAGTTAGCGTAAAAAGGGAGGATGTGGAGGTCTTTAAGGATATGGTAGAGGCTCAGGGACTTGACTGGATTCTTCTGGGAAGGACCACCGATGACGGAAAGATAAAGGTGGAACTTTACGATGAGCCAGTGCTGGATGAGGAGCTAAAGAGGCTGGAGGATCTATGGAAAAACTCTCTGGAAAGAGCTTTATCGCATATCTTATAA
- the recA gene encoding recombinase RecA: MIEEKETVEKRKALESVLSVIERKFGKGSIMPLKNAEKVKVDVIPTGSLSLDIATGIGGIPKGRIIEIFGPESSGKTTLALHVIASAQRMGGVAVFIDAEHALDPKYAEKIGVNTESLYISQPDYGEQALEIVESLVASNAVDVIVVDSVAALVPKDELEGEMGEAHVGKQARLMSQALRKLKGMAHKANTAIIFINQLREKIGVMFGNPETTPGGRALKFFADMRLDVRKVGDIKDSNDKVGNRVRVKVVKNKLAPPFQEAEFDVIYGEGICKLCDLIDIATELKVLNRSGAWYSYGELKLGQGKDQVKKFLMENPELAGEIEQKVREVVGLAPADT; encoded by the coding sequence ATGATAGAAGAAAAGGAAACTGTTGAAAAGAGAAAAGCCCTTGAGAGTGTGCTCTCTGTGATAGAGAGAAAGTTTGGTAAAGGTTCTATAATGCCCCTAAAAAACGCGGAAAAGGTCAAGGTGGATGTTATACCTACAGGCTCTTTGTCCCTTGACATAGCAACCGGTATAGGTGGTATTCCCAAAGGCAGGATCATAGAGATCTTCGGACCCGAATCCTCCGGTAAGACTACCTTAGCTCTTCATGTGATCGCATCTGCGCAGAGGATGGGAGGAGTGGCGGTGTTCATAGATGCAGAGCACGCCCTTGACCCCAAGTATGCGGAAAAGATAGGTGTCAACACAGAGAGCCTTTACATATCTCAGCCGGATTACGGTGAGCAAGCCCTTGAGATAGTGGAAAGCTTGGTAGCCAGCAACGCAGTGGATGTAATAGTCGTAGACTCGGTGGCTGCGCTGGTGCCTAAGGACGAGCTGGAGGGAGAGATGGGAGAGGCGCATGTAGGCAAGCAGGCAAGGCTTATGTCTCAAGCTCTTAGAAAGCTCAAAGGTATGGCGCACAAAGCAAATACTGCCATAATATTCATAAATCAGCTTAGGGAAAAAATAGGCGTTATGTTTGGAAACCCAGAAACAACTCCTGGAGGAAGGGCATTAAAGTTTTTTGCGGATATGAGACTTGATGTAAGAAAGGTGGGGGACATAAAAGATAGCAATGACAAGGTGGGTAATAGGGTAAGGGTAAAGGTGGTCAAAAACAAGCTGGCACCTCCCTTCCAGGAGGCGGAGTTTGATGTGATATACGGTGAGGGCATATGCAAGCTCTGCGACCTTATAGACATTGCCACTGAACTGAAGGTCTTAAACAGAAGCGGTGCTTGGTACAGCTACGGTGAGCTAAAGCTGGGTCAGGGCAAGGACCAAGTCAAAAAGTTTTTGATGGAAAACCCTGAATTAGCCGGTGAGATAGAGCAAAAGGTTAGGGAGGTTGTGGGACTTGCTCCAGCTGATACTTAA
- a CDS encoding DUF3488 and transglutaminase-like domain-containing protein, translated as MVSLRRITLLFVHLCALVGITSLYNVADGIFFAIFLFVYAVGIYADVKEFYPIRRWILNASAIIFSLYFLSFISLEDLLRPFANAVLLLLAIKSLEEKKPRDMYQILLLSLFAVSVSTVYNLSISFAFLLLLVIGLGVSSLVFINLQKNIGEKVVSYRVVKSYALVSGAFFLAVAFLTIPFFVLLPRTQTPLFDLFGRANSGLKTGIADSVSLGKVGEIQQDNTVAFRVYGLPKGLENLYWRVSVFDTYIGNQWISTRKYPIPNPPLKGNPIQYTVMLEPTFEKYLPALDYPVAVLNIEGFKGRVYMSSGGVLATSEEITKPIRYTAVSTNTPFYDDPQEYTKVPENVSRSIVELAKELSKGAKKQEDMLKRVEGFFSKGFKYSLKLEKYEGNPLDYFLFVSKRGNCEYYASATAILLRLMGIPARVVGGFKGGVWNDYGKYYVITNSMAHVWVEAYINGRWIRVDTTPPYVSPGVKEISSFSLLRDAVVSFWYSNVVGFSSEKQFSLFKKLHRDIKVGLRPANIKGYISKVLEPALYLLLLYLTVKLYISSRKTPENLYKKLLTTLKVKGKPLPEVLLSHMKGSEVYPYVEYIVYLYQRHKFSPYKVYRDEIMEGYRALSSIKKVLKSKGLSNFHHS; from the coding sequence ATGGTAAGCCTTAGACGCATAACTCTCCTTTTTGTGCATCTCTGCGCTCTTGTGGGTATCACATCCCTTTACAATGTGGCGGATGGTATCTTTTTTGCTATCTTCCTTTTTGTCTATGCGGTAGGCATATACGCAGATGTGAAAGAGTTCTATCCTATAAGAAGATGGATTTTAAACGCTTCTGCCATCATCTTTTCCCTTTACTTTCTTTCCTTTATAAGTCTTGAAGACCTCCTTAGACCTTTTGCCAATGCTGTGCTTCTCCTCCTTGCTATAAAAAGCTTGGAAGAGAAAAAGCCAAGGGATATGTATCAGATACTGCTTTTAAGTCTCTTTGCTGTGTCTGTATCAACGGTTTACAATTTGAGTATAAGTTTTGCTTTTCTTCTTTTGTTAGTGATAGGTTTGGGTGTTTCTTCCTTAGTTTTTATAAATTTGCAAAAAAACATAGGGGAGAAGGTGGTAAGCTACAGGGTAGTAAAGAGCTATGCCTTGGTTTCTGGAGCCTTCTTCTTGGCAGTAGCGTTTCTAACAATTCCCTTCTTTGTTCTTCTTCCCAGAACTCAAACACCCCTCTTTGACCTCTTTGGAAGGGCAAACTCTGGGCTAAAAACTGGTATAGCTGACAGCGTGAGCCTTGGTAAAGTTGGTGAAATACAACAGGACAATACGGTGGCTTTTAGGGTTTATGGTCTTCCAAAGGGGCTTGAGAATCTCTACTGGAGGGTTTCCGTCTTTGATACTTACATAGGCAACCAGTGGATAAGCACAAGAAAGTACCCAATACCTAATCCACCTTTAAAAGGTAATCCCATTCAATATACGGTGATGCTGGAACCTACCTTTGAAAAATATCTGCCTGCCCTTGACTATCCTGTGGCGGTGCTAAACATAGAAGGCTTTAAAGGAAGGGTCTATATGTCCTCTGGAGGTGTGCTTGCCACTTCTGAAGAGATCACAAAGCCTATAAGATACACTGCGGTATCTACAAACACGCCTTTTTACGATGATCCTCAGGAATATACGAAAGTGCCTGAGAATGTATCCCGTAGCATAGTAGAACTTGCTAAAGAACTCTCAAAGGGTGCTAAAAAGCAGGAGGATATGCTAAAGAGGGTTGAAGGTTTCTTCTCAAAGGGTTTTAAATACTCTCTCAAACTTGAGAAGTATGAGGGAAATCCTCTTGATTACTTTCTCTTTGTCTCCAAAAGGGGAAACTGCGAGTATTATGCAAGCGCCACAGCCATACTACTAAGACTTATGGGAATTCCGGCGAGAGTTGTGGGCGGATTTAAGGGTGGTGTGTGGAACGATTACGGAAAGTACTATGTTATCACCAACTCTATGGCTCATGTGTGGGTGGAGGCATACATAAATGGCAGGTGGATAAGAGTAGACACAACACCCCCTTATGTCTCACCGGGTGTAAAAGAAATATCAAGCTTTTCGCTCCTTAGGGACGCAGTAGTTAGCTTTTGGTACTCCAATGTGGTGGGTTTTTCCTCAGAAAAACAGTTTTCTCTTTTCAAAAAACTACACAGAGATATAAAGGTGGGGTTAAGACCTGCCAATATAAAAGGCTACATCTCAAAAGTCCTTGAACCTGCTCTGTATTTACTTCTTCTTTACCTTACCGTCAAACTGTATATCTCCAGCAGAAAGACGCCAGAAAATCTTTACAAAAAGCTTCTCACTACTCTAAAAGTGAAAGGTAAACCTCTTCCAGAAGTGCTTTTGAGCCATATGAAAGGTTCTGAGGTATACCCCTATGTGGAATACATAGTATATCTTTATCAGAGGCATAAATTCTCACCTTACAAGGTTTATCGTGATGAGATAATGGAGGGATACAGAGCTTTAAGCAGTATAAAGAAAGTTCTCAAAAGCAAAGGTCTCAGTAATTTCCATCACTCCTGA
- a CDS encoding type IV pilus twitching motility protein PilT, giving the protein MLQLILKKAIEFGASDIHIKSGSPPVIRAKKRLIKLSDFPVVEDKMMELFVKEVLEKNRRKLAEFEEFGETDTSYSLPGVARFRVNVYKQRNTFGLAFRVVPFDVPPFERLNLPQVMRKVIMENTKGLVLVTGPTGSGKSTTLAALINIINKTRDSVIVTIEDPIEYLFRDERSFIVQREIGIDTSSFVRGLRAALREDPDVIMVGEIRDSETAQICLQAAETGHLVFSTLHTLDAKETINRLIGMFNLEVREQIRIQLAETLIAIFSQRLLPKADGSGVIPAVEVLINTAAIKEAILDPTKFDEIPTLLEKGRSVYGTQTFDQHLEELYRKGLIDYTTALLFASKPGDLELKLKGISSGTRELF; this is encoded by the coding sequence TTGCTCCAGCTGATACTTAAAAAAGCAATAGAATTTGGAGCTTCTGACATTCACATAAAGTCTGGCAGCCCACCAGTCATAAGAGCCAAAAAGAGACTGATCAAGCTCTCTGATTTTCCTGTAGTGGAAGATAAGATGATGGAACTTTTCGTGAAGGAAGTTCTGGAGAAGAACAGAAGGAAGTTGGCTGAGTTTGAAGAGTTTGGTGAGACGGACACTTCTTACTCGCTTCCGGGTGTGGCACGCTTTAGGGTCAATGTGTACAAGCAGAGAAACACTTTTGGTCTCGCTTTCAGAGTTGTGCCTTTTGATGTCCCACCTTTTGAACGCCTAAATTTGCCCCAGGTGATGCGCAAAGTTATCATGGAAAACACAAAGGGTCTTGTGCTGGTGACAGGACCTACAGGGTCGGGTAAATCTACAACCCTTGCAGCCCTCATAAACATCATAAACAAGACAAGAGACTCAGTCATAGTCACCATAGAAGACCCCATTGAGTACCTCTTCAGGGACGAAAGGTCCTTCATAGTACAGAGGGAAATAGGCATAGACACCTCCTCCTTTGTAAGGGGACTCAGAGCCGCGCTCAGAGAGGACCCGGATGTTATCATGGTGGGAGAGATAAGAGACTCAGAGACTGCTCAAATATGTCTTCAAGCTGCTGAGACAGGACACCTGGTATTTTCAACCCTTCACACCCTTGATGCTAAAGAAACTATAAACAGGCTCATAGGCATGTTCAACCTTGAGGTGAGGGAGCAGATAAGGATACAGCTGGCGGAAACTCTCATAGCCATATTCTCCCAGAGACTGCTTCCAAAAGCCGACGGCAGCGGTGTGATCCCGGCGGTTGAAGTTCTCATAAACACGGCAGCCATAAAAGAAGCCATTCTTGACCCCACCAAGTTTGACGAGATACCCACTTTGCTTGAAAAGGGTAGGAGCGTTTACGGCACCCAAACCTTTGACCAGCATCTGGAAGAGCTATACAGAAAGGGGCTTATAGACTACACAACAGCTCTGCTTTTTGCCAGCAAACCCGGCGACCTTGAACTAAAGCTAAAGGGCATATCCTCCGGAACGAGGGAACTCTTCTGA
- a CDS encoding ATP-binding protein, whose amino-acid sequence MAEICPICGGTGFVDKGRTVEICSCRFQGRDISKYLHIPPRFADAEFENYKPVSPSQREALSVCMSYAYSFDPAEGKGLTLLGPPHMGKTHLAVSILKSVYRQKEIRGLFFDTKDMLFKLKSLMEDNEKYTKLMNFLLKTPLLALDDLGSERLSDWQREIITHIISYRYNHMKSTIITTNYALRKTDEKEVAQTLEERLSEAVVSRIHQMNTILYIIP is encoded by the coding sequence ATGGCAGAAATTTGTCCCATATGCGGTGGAACAGGCTTTGTAGACAAAGGTCGCACCGTAGAAATCTGCTCGTGCAGGTTTCAGGGAAGAGATATATCCAAGTATCTGCACATACCACCAAGGTTTGCAGATGCGGAGTTTGAAAACTATAAACCAGTATCGCCATCCCAGAGAGAGGCTCTGAGTGTATGTATGAGCTATGCCTACAGCTTTGACCCTGCCGAAGGGAAGGGTCTCACACTTCTTGGACCTCCTCACATGGGAAAGACGCACCTGGCGGTATCCATACTCAAAAGCGTATACAGACAGAAGGAAATAAGAGGTCTATTCTTTGATACAAAGGACATGCTTTTTAAACTCAAAAGTCTTATGGAAGATAACGAAAAGTACACAAAACTTATGAATTTTTTACTAAAAACACCCCTTTTGGCGCTTGACGACCTTGGCTCAGAACGCCTATCCGACTGGCAGAGAGAGATCATCACCCACATCATCTCATACAGATACAATCACATGAAAAGCACCATAATAACCACCAATTATGCCCTGAGAAAAACCGACGAAAAGGAAGTGGCACAAACCTTAGAAGAGAGACTTTCTGAGGCGGTAGTATCCAGAATCCACCAGATGAACACCATCCTTTACATAATACCATGA
- the surE gene encoding 5'/3'-nucleotidase SurE: MLTFLLTNDDGYFSEGIKALRDTLKSIGRVVCVAPDRNLSGVGHSLTFNSPLRIRRVDEDFWTVIGGTPADCVHLGYYLILNGEKPDLLCSGINEGPNLGEDITYSGTVSGAMEGRILGIPSVAFSAFGRDEINFEEVAKCAKDVVLKVLETGMPEDTYLNVNIPNLRRDEIKGFLITRQGKRSYKEKVLRLSDPHGKPIYWITAEEFGWRLEEGTDYWAVYHGYVSITPLHLDLTNYRALKELKDRWKL; encoded by the coding sequence ATGTTGACTTTTTTGCTTACCAACGACGATGGCTACTTTTCCGAAGGAATAAAAGCCCTCAGAGATACCCTCAAGAGCATAGGTAGGGTGGTGTGCGTAGCTCCCGATAGGAATCTGAGCGGTGTAGGACACTCTTTGACCTTTAACTCTCCACTGAGAATAAGAAGAGTGGATGAGGATTTTTGGACGGTTATTGGTGGCACACCGGCGGATTGTGTGCATCTTGGTTATTACCTCATACTGAATGGAGAAAAGCCCGATCTTTTGTGTTCTGGAATAAACGAAGGTCCCAACCTAGGGGAGGACATTACTTACTCAGGTACGGTTTCGGGTGCTATGGAGGGGAGAATTCTCGGGATTCCTTCGGTTGCCTTCTCCGCCTTTGGTAGAGACGAGATAAACTTTGAGGAGGTAGCCAAATGCGCGAAGGATGTGGTTTTAAAGGTGTTAGAAACAGGTATGCCTGAAGATACTTACCTTAATGTAAACATACCCAACCTGCGCAGGGACGAGATAAAGGGCTTTCTCATCACAAGACAAGGCAAAAGAAGTTATAAAGAAAAGGTTTTGAGGCTTTCAGACCCTCACGGAAAACCCATATATTGGATAACTGCTGAGGAATTCGGTTGGAGGCTTGAGGAAGGCACAGACTATTGGGCAGTTTATCACGGATATGTTTCCATCACCCCATTGCACCTGGACCTGACCAATTACAGAGCGTTGAAAGAGCTAAAAGACAGATGGAAGTTATAG